The window GGAAGGATAGaagggaggagagcgagagatagaCAAAGAGTAAAATACTTGGACAGCTTGGTGGGAGACTTGGATGGAGATTACACTGCAAATCAACTAATACAGTCGAAAAACCTTTTTCTAGCAATTTTTTAGGGTTAATCCTTATTTACTCAACTAGAACTGACTTTCAAAGTTTGTATGAACAAAAACTTTATGATAATTATCAAGTTCATTGTGTAGTGAATTATTTGGATGTAGAAATAACACACAGAGTGTAAGCTAGATGGAAAATTTAGAGAAATGTCATATGTCTTGGCGACAGCAGAACCAACATGAAGGTTAAAGGAAGAGTATATAAGACAGTAGTGAGACCATCTTTGGTGtttggagcagaaacatggctgGTAAAGGGAATGCAAGAAAAATTGGAGGCAGTAGAGAAAAAATGTTCAGGTGGATGTGTGGAGTAACAAAAATGGACAGGatcaagaatgaaagaataagagGAACTACTAAAGTCGTAGAACTATCAAAGAAGACTACAGTGGTATGGCCATGCGATGAAAATAAGGGATGAGACTTAATGTGGGGAGGAGAGTAATGCAGATGAAGGTGCCTGAGGGTGGGAGAGCAAGAGGGAGACCGAAGCAAAGGTGGATGGATGCAATTAGAGAAAATCTGAGAGACAAACAGTTGTCGGTGGACAGTGTTCGACCAAGCCAGGTGGAGGAAAGCTATCTAAAACATCGATGCAGAGAAAGAAGATATGTTCTTTTTCAATACATCACAATCTCAATAGGTAGGTGCAAAAAGGAAAGTATTCCCTGGCAAATTCAAATCTTAGACAATCCTTCcacattaaattttaatattatcgtTTCAGACATTCTATCCTCACCATCAGtctggaaagaaatatatatatatatatatatatatatatatatatatatatatatatatatatatatatatatatatatatatttgcagtgaTGGGATACTCACCAGCACAAGCATGGCAAGTGCAATCATGGCCCAGGAGTTTATCACTACAGAATTGGTTCGGAAGGCAAGTGGCATTACACAATCATCGATATCTGAAAAAGGGACAAATATCAATGAAAGCCATTGTGAGATATTTCTTCCAAAGCAGTCCGTTATCAtattactatatacttatatatatatatatatatatatatatatatatatatatatatatatataatatatatattgctaaattatttacattttattaatttagCCTCTTTATAACTGATCTCTTTATTAATTTCTTGTTGTCCAAAGTAACATCTTCAAATGAACGTCATAGTATTCTTTAAAGACTTGTATATTAAGTCAATGGCGCCTgaaggcttgttccatacgaataatgttcatcatctgaataataataataataataataataataataataataataataataataataataataataatagtttcctaTGTATGATTCTCAGCAACGGGTTTTTAATAATCAGCTGTAGTGATTCTTTGAAGGAATGTACACAGAACCAGCTCTATGACAAAAGGAGTTATTTTATGGAGAGTTCATTCCTCTTCTTGATAATATTACAATTTAGGTTGTGCAAAGTAAAGGGAAGCGATGGAAAATGGTATAAATTCATCGCCTCTTCTAGGAGTCTAAATGCAAGAGCAAAAACTGAGGcataatcacatatatatcatataggattGGAGACGAAGGTCTGGAAAATGAGATGGACTTGTAAAGATATACCTatctattctataataatataattccagtggatctttttttgtttgtccgcCTGGCGGGGTCCGGGGTAGGTAGGTATGGGATCAGGAGGGAAGGGGAGACACGATGGGTAGTGCCGTGTTCCAGCACAGCGTAGCACGTGCCTTCAAACTcgtctctaataaaaaaaagttttgcaacCTGTATCCAACTCACCAACACAAGCGCCTTCAGTCCAGTTGTAACCAGGAGGACACTGACACAGGTAACTTCCAGGAGTGTTCGTACACACGGAGATATTTGGACATGGATTGCTCAAACATTCATCGATGTCTGAAATACAGATATGGCATGTAAATAAAacattcaccacacacacaccacatagagagagagagagagagagagagagaataataactattataCGTGAATGTTTCTTCATTGTTTTCTAAGTGCGACTGAATCAAGATGATAcaaaaaaagactgaaatagtGAATTCATATCTGGCGATAGTTTCGATAACAAGGACACCTACTTTGCACATGGGTTCGCTTTCTGAGAAATTCCGGTCATCCAACAGTTGAGGGGTCCAAGTTCACAGCATTATGTAAAGTTAAGAACAGCAGAcagatttataaaatatttattgaatcaaGGAAAACAACGAAAAAATGAGTAGTTTAGCTGCTTACCGAAgcaaagattgaaaaaaaaaaatatggggaaTAAAAGGGAACGCAAATAAACAGAAACGTTTGTCACGGGGGAATACGGACAGACCCGTAACATCTTGAGAAAATCGTAAATCTCTTCTTCTGttagcagataaactgctcaTGTTTTCAGATTGATCAAAAAGTGGCTGTTGAGGAGCAAGATCCCATATGCCAGGTTCCAACATGGTTCCTAAgggctcactccacaaacacacttGCCGGCACACTACACTATTTTCGTGAGGTGCAGAGCTTTATTCCCTATGTTTTTCATTACAATTTCTCCTTCTGTTAGCACAAAAACTGCCCATTTTTCAGCAAATATACTTCTGTGTGCATCTGTCgaaagaagaaactgaaaataggcaggaAAACCTACACAAATTCACGCAAGGgagcagtgaatttggacccctGAATAATAGGATTACCGAACTTCTTACCTTCAGCAGAACAATCACAGACTTGATAAGGCCCCGGACTTACCCACACAAGATCCCCCACTGAAATCGTATCCTGCACTGCAATTGCAGCTGAAACTTCCAGGGCTGTTGGAGCAGACGCCGTTGGGACCACAAGGACTCGAATCACATTCATTGATATCTGGTAAAAAGAGAATGGTTAGTTATGTAAGAGAATAAGTGAGCAGTGGTTAaatgcttttatttgtttatcttttatttgtttgtttttttagataGAACTTGtggcttttttttaaatagaaaaccTGTTGCCATTTATAAAGTACCTAATGAATAAATACCTTTCGTCCGAATTAGGGAATGGAATAGaatgtagaataaaagaaatgcaaagggttacagctaggggccgaagtgactctgcaaagacccttaagcaatgcctaccaTATAATGACACTAACACCCTACGTGAATCAATCCGAACTGAACAGTTCTGCATAATTCTTCATGCTAAGTGAGATGGAGCACTAATGATAAGATCTCCAGAGATAAACGTGATCAACTGTTGCAGGTGTTGGTAGGTATGCCCCATGAATGCCATAAATTTGGTACAGAAAGTTTGAGTGAAATAGAGCTTAGTCCTTTACCATTGTGAGAATTTCACACAGCACTGCCAAATTGTAATTTTTGATATGgttttgtgatatatttatgCGTTGTTTACAATGCATGGACAGTTTTtagttttccataaaagaaaaccgTTTAGACGGCATTTGTCTGCCCATCACCACTTTtttgcccgccctcagatcttaaaaactagttaagctagagggctgcaaattggtatgttgatcatccacctccgatcatcaaacatatcaaattgcagtcctcttgCCACAGTAGTTTTTGTCTTAtcgtatttaaggttaaagttagccgtgactATGCTTCTGGCACAGCACAACACAGCCATTAcctgtggctgagtttcatggcccgtggctgggagtttcatacGGCACTGTacggtgcattttttttttctagcctttATCGAAAGGTCTCCCTGAGGATGATGTTCAATTAGAAACTCAAGATGTAAAGCAAAGGTGCCATACACTGTTACCCTAAAAAGCCCTTTTGTTTCTAAtatgttcatatggaacaggcctgCAGTGGCCATTAACTTGatattcgagcttccaaagagtataacGATAGTTACAAAGAAATGAtagaagataacaggaaatgcagagagaagagatcattaTGAGCAAAATATAAAGCAGCAAGTTGATAGATTAGGTCttttaaatatgaataataataccgCCTATATCCTTTCCAGTTTAATATATTATGAATGGAAAATAACAGGacatacagaaaggagagatcactTATGAGGAAAATAGAAAGTAGCAAATGATAATTTTGTCCTGtttcatatgataataaaaatataaagcataaaaatggtaaattaggcatgttccatatgaataaggaaaatttataaatgataaaGTGATAAATTAgggctgttccatatgaataaataaatataaagtaacaaaTTGATACATTACACGTGttccaaataaataagaaaaatgtaaagtaacaaatagataaattaaacatgttccatatgaacaaggaaatatataaagtaataaattGACAAATgaggcctgttccatatgaataaggaatATAGAAAGTAGCAAATTGATGAATTAGGCCTGTCCCACATGAATAATATGATCACCCAGATACTTTCCTGTGAAATAGATTATGAATAAAGTACTGCGAAATCCAAATATTGGACGCAATGTTATTCCAGAATATCTGGGACCGATCAAATGTTCAATATACACACTGATCTTATACATTAGTGTTTTTATATcatttcagtagacgaaacctattcacatggagcaaacacaccaaagggaccactgaatcgaaattcaagctttcaaagactatgttggtttcaacctcccaccacagaccccgcgctgcagagattttttattttcatcgccctgggggagacacgAACCCGCGGTATCTGAGTGGCATAAAACGTCACTCACCACTTTACCAGCATATAGGATCCCAAATGAGAAGTTTACATGAAAGTGATACTTACCAGCACAAGTTCCGTTGACTGCTTCATACCCAGCGTTGCAGACACACTCATAACTTCCATGTGTATTTTGGCACTGGGAGTTTGGCCCACAGGGATCgctgtcacattcatttgcatctGGTGAAACGaagaaaatcatatataaacTATGATGGTATTGGTGGTGTTCTTATGTACTAATACTTATTTCTCTCATCCAACTTGGAAAGATGAATAAAGATATCTGACATATTTTCAACAATTTGAGACACAAATTAAGTTTTGCAAAGCTCGCTGTTGTGTTCTAGTTTCCATATAAAATCACAGTTTAACAAAAGGAACTTGTGCAAAAGGGAACCTTATTACGTGATTGTGGAATGAGTCTTCACAATAACATTTTGATATGAGGCTTTGGAGAATCAGCGAGGAAACTCTGACAAAAATGTTATCTGAAGGAAATCTAAAAGGACTGTCATAACTTGAACACCAACGACATCAAATAAACCATAAAGGTAAGAATGTATGAAATGTTCATTAACACTCACCTCCACATTGCTCAAAGCCTGCATCGCAAGCGCATTCGTAGCCTATTTCTTTATCGTGGCATGTTGAGTTGGCGGGGCAAGTGTCGTTCCCTGCTGCGCATTCGTCCAGTTTCACTGTAGGtactaaaaggaaaaataaggaaatgcaATTACTCATTTACCAGATATCTTGAAACGATCGATCACGAACGGACATGGTATATCTTATATTTGGGATCAAAGTTTAgtacagttttaaaaaaattttaagtctaGAATGGAAGTCTGGAAgtcgtgtgtttattttttttaaagaacataaTAAGGAAGTGCCACAAAACAGCAACTTCTGAAGAAGAGCTTGAATACATACAAAAATCTTGCTAGGATATTTCTtgtagatatattcatataaatgttCTTTTTTCATAGGTTACAACGATCTAGGCAACCTATTTCTTCAATGATACTCTTTATACACCACTGTGCCATATAACTGCCCTTTTATCAAGTGGTGACACAATTCTTTGGAACTGATTACAACCTTTGGGTTAATGAGTCGAAATCACAGTCGCCCTGAATGACAGAATAGCAATGGCTATGTAAGGGGATGTTTAGCAGCGAGGTAGAGATGGTTTCTCGAAATCGTAAGATGTAGGTGAAACCACAAAATTAATTAAGTATTCGAGAAAACGGTAGGACTGCTTCGTGAACTACTTGTTTTTAGAGCACTTCTTCTTCTTACCTTTTACACAGCAGGAACATGAGGGTGTTGTGCATTCATTTGGAAAGAGGAGTCCGGTGCAGTTTCCTTTCTTCCTATTTTCGATGCAATAGCCACCGTTACGAGTGCATGCACCAGTTGGTTTACATTCTGCAAAGTGAAAAGAGTCATGTCTGAATACCTCTCACCAGTCTGTGTTGAAATAATGAAATGATGTCTTAGGGAACAGAAACAAAAGGAATCTGGATTTGCAAACTAATAGACATTTTGGAGTTCTTTGGAACTGATTACAACCTTTGGGTCAATGAGTCGAAATCACAGTCGCCCTGAATGACAGAATAACAATGGCTATTTAAGGGAATGTGTAGCAGCGAGGTAGAGATGGTTTCTCGAAATCGTGAGATGTAGGTGAAACCACAAAGTCAGTTAAGTGCTCGAGAAAACGGTAGGACTACTTCGCGAACTACTTGTTTTTAgagcacttcttcttcttcttactttttaCACAGCAGGAGCATGATCGTGTTATGCATTCATTTGGAAAAAGGCGTCCGTCGCAGTTTCCTTTCTTCCTATTTTCGATGCAATAGCCACCTCTACGAGTACATGCACCAGTTGGTTTACATTCTGCAAAGTGAAAAGAGTCATGTCTGAATACCTCTCACCAGTCTGTGTTGAAATAATGAAATGATGTCTTAGGGAACagaaacaaaagggatcttgATTTGCAAACAAATAGACATTTTGCAGTTTCGTAGTGATGAAATTTCTCTATTGACGTCAGATAACGAACAATTATTAcatttatgatattatattgccCATTTATTGTGACCAGTAGATCACTTGCTCTTGAAAAATGTTGGTATGTGTTATATAATGAAAGCGAATTTACAAAGCTTATGACATAAGACGAAAGAATCCACGGataaaacatcaaggaaattaTTAAAGACTATGTCACATACGACAAACTCAGTCTTATTATGTGAGGATGATATCAAGGTCTTTCATACTTCTCATTTTCCACTGTGCATTGTTCAGTTCTGCTTACGTACCCTATGggccgggggttggggggggggggggtgtttgggtGTTTGGGACAAACAAGAAATGGCGTTATTGCAGGACTTCTTTCCTGTCCCTCTAGAGAATAAGAGATATTTCAACTTACAAAATCcccaagaaaaaatgaaaggaacttaCTAGGTTTTGAAGCGTGTGTTTCCCTAGACTCGTCGCTTCCACGTTTCTGTAAGACAAAAGAAAAGTCCGTAATTGTCTTGAACTTCTGAATAAGATTCGCATTTATACAATTTAAACTAAATTGTAACGGCATTTACGAACTCATTCCTAAGACAAATCATTAGTTTctgaaaaacaataatttaaactTTACAGAGAAGAAACCATGTCTTGGAAAGGGGACATGATTCCGATTCTTGAAATACTtcattatagaactaaaaaagaaaacaatgttatGGAAAGTCCTAAAACCCAAACATTGAATTTGTTAGCTGAAGTAACTTCAATTCAGTCTGCTAGATTAATCACGAGACTATACCTCCAGTTCGGAGATATGGCACTGCGCCAAGGCCAGGAAGAAGCCGAAAAAGAGAACTAACGCTGTCTTCATGATCACGTCAGGCAGAAACACTAAGGCAAATGCACACTAGGGTGATCCTCTGAACTCTGTGGAATGACTCCAGCTATTTCTCACCTTTTATTGGTGGTCGTAGACTTAGCCAGGTGGAACTCGCTGTGCCTGCGCAGTCACAGCCAACACCTGTGCTGGATTCCGCCAATGGCAGACCGTCACGAAGCAAGAAGACTTGTATGCGACTTCTCTGAACCATTTGAGAAAGACAGATGGAAAACTGATATCAAAAGCCCTCTCTTAATATGATGAGAGGATGATTGAAATCTTTGGAATTGGACGCCTTCTCAAATATGCTCACCAGACACTGCGAATGAGACACAATATTTATCTATGCATAAAAACTAAAATCATGAGGTCAGATAAGAATCACTTTAAGTGTCGGCTATTGTTCAAATTAAGCATTTTATCtcctgtaaaaataataataataataataatacccataaatatacagagacaggagaatgacaaacagaactgagggatggcacaataaaccaatgcacggacggtacatgagacagactaaagcagtggccagcgatgaaacgtggcaatggctacagagggaaaactcaagaaacagaaggaatgctaacagcggcacaagaccagaCCCTAAgcaccagatatatccaaagaatgatagaggaaaataacatctcacccatatgcaggaagtgcaatgtaAAAAACGAGACAAtaacccacatagcaagcgaatgtctggcacttgcacagaaccagtacaaaaagaggcatagttcagtagcaaaaaccctctactggagcctgtgcaagaaacaccagctaccttgcagttataagtggtacgaataccaacctgagggagtgatggaaaacgattaggcaaagatcctctgggcctttgttatcagaacagatagtgtgATAGGTGTgaatagactagacgtgacgttgattgataacaccaagaagaaagtaccactcatcgatgtcgcaataccatgggacaccagagtagatgagaaagagaaaaatcgataagtatcaagacatgaaaataaaagtaagaaggatgtgggatatgccagtggattagtgattttcctgtaaaacctttgtctttggggattggcttttgttggacgttaatcagggatttggctatggTATTTGGGGAGGTAAAGGGATAGATTTTCGAAGAGTCTGTGTCAACGTCTTAGTCCTGTCCAGGTGttggatttttattatattgttgggtgtctttctgttcttgtcttgagggggtcggtagaaaattacatttgctttgtgaattgctttctcaattacatggtcaggatactttaaagacgaaagctgctcacggattagttcaaattccttttccaggaaatctaggGAACAAATTCGTGTTGCACTTAAGAATAAaatgctggctacgcctatcttgatagaaatgtcatgttcgttccccagatttcctggaaaaggatttTGAACCATGAGGCATTTTCCACACCATCGGCCTCTTCATTCGGTTACACAGAGGTTCATGATCTTCATCTTCGAAATTCcttcaaaatcagagagagagagagagagagagagagagagagagagagagatgttgagcTTGACCTCTTTTagatactgtttgttattagtcCTGAATTGCGTCCTCCATTCTTCTACCTTAAATATAGGCGCCATTTACACGCCAATGTGGAATCGTTGTAGTCTAATCATGACGGGTGTCCTTTACAGAACTATTCTAACCCACAAAGCACATAATTTGCAACCATATAATCCCCTTGTTAGAAACAAATCCTTAATCAAATCCCAAGTCTGTAGGAAGAGATTTGCAACTCTCTCCCTATGAGTAGAGATTTGTCGCCAGCAGATCTGACGCGGTCTCACACAAGAAGCTCTTGGGACAAATAGACAGAAGAATTGTTTTAAATACGTCTCATCTTTTTAACGGAAACTGCTAAGATCATTTTAAAAACCATTCAATTTTTATGGTGTTATTTGGTTTTACTCCCATTGATTCCTTTACTAATCAATTGAGCTGCTTGTGGCAGATTTCTAGAGGAACTTTCGAGAGGAATTTGAACTCTGAAGTCACTGAAATGATCAGTGCTGTGTAGAAAATTCCTCATCGTTAGCTGAACCTGGcaattaccggccgattgcaatcacaaagatagcgtcgaagatacttgagtcggttttcttctagtgagacttctcccctttctatac is drawn from Macrobrachium nipponense isolate FS-2020 chromosome 47, ASM1510439v2, whole genome shotgun sequence and contains these coding sequences:
- the LOC135204428 gene encoding adhesion G protein-coupled receptor E2-like isoform X1, producing MKTALVLFFGFFLALAQCHISELEKRGSDESRETHASKPKCKPTGACTRRGGYCIENRKKGNCDGRLFPNECITRSCSCCVKKCKPTGACTRNGGYCIENRKKGNCTGLLFPNECTTPSCSCCVKVPTVKLDECAAGNDTCPANSTCHDKEIGYECACDAGFEQCGDANECDSDPCGPNSQCQNTHGSYECVCNAGYEAVNGTCADINECDSSPCGPNGVCSNSPGSFSCNCSAGYDFSGGSCVDIDECLSNPCPNISVCTNTPGSYLCQCPPGYNWTEGACVDIDDCVMPLAFRTNSVVINSWAMIALAMLVLSDANMAQFS
- the LOC135204428 gene encoding adhesion G protein-coupled receptor E1-like isoform X2, whose product is MKTALVLFFGFFLALAQCHISELEKRGSDESRETHASKPKCKPTGACTRNGGYCIENRKKGNCTGLLFPNECTTPSCSCCVKVPTVKLDECAAGNDTCPANSTCHDKEIGYECACDAGFEQCGDANECDSDPCGPNSQCQNTHGSYECVCNAGYEAVNGTCADINECDSSPCGPNGVCSNSPGSFSCNCSAGYDFSGGSCVDIDECLSNPCPNISVCTNTPGSYLCQCPPGYNWTEGACVDIDDCVMPLAFRTNSVVINSWAMIALAMLVLSDANMAQFS